In Spirosoma aureum, a single genomic region encodes these proteins:
- a CDS encoding glycosyltransferase: MIPVYNCAHYLKETLTSVLMQDMGPSQMQIEVIDDASTDGDIASLVAEIGQGRITYFRQPHNVGSLRNFETCLNRSRGQLIHLLHGDDKVYNGYYNAIASLFDSYPEIGAAFCRHNHLDENGHLIKPTDEEASNNGILSNWLMRLAIAQRIQYCSITVKREVYEQLGGFYGVTYGEDWEMWTRIAHKYPIAYTPNVLAAYRLHSTSISTQSLQTGQNLRDLLWVIETIQQYLPESERYEVKRNSLKKYAHSYLGRANHEWVKSRDKQIVYAQIKGCLHLHQDMLLYLKAAYLYSRLLLNY; this comes from the coding sequence ATGATCCCCGTTTATAATTGCGCACACTACTTAAAAGAAACATTAACTAGTGTACTAATGCAAGATATGGGGCCATCCCAAATGCAGATCGAAGTTATTGATGATGCTAGCACTGATGGCGATATTGCTTCATTGGTGGCTGAAATTGGTCAAGGAAGAATTACCTATTTTCGGCAACCTCATAACGTTGGGAGCCTTCGTAATTTTGAGACTTGTCTAAACCGGTCACGTGGCCAGTTAATCCATTTATTGCATGGCGACGATAAAGTTTATAACGGATACTACAATGCAATAGCTTCATTATTTGATAGCTATCCTGAGATTGGAGCTGCTTTTTGCAGACACAATCACTTAGATGAAAATGGCCATCTAATCAAACCCACAGACGAAGAGGCTTCGAACAATGGTATTCTAAGTAATTGGCTAATGCGCTTAGCCATTGCACAACGAATACAGTATTGTAGTATAACGGTTAAACGAGAGGTCTATGAGCAATTAGGTGGGTTTTATGGTGTAACCTATGGTGAAGATTGGGAAATGTGGACACGTATTGCTCATAAATATCCAATAGCGTATACACCAAACGTTTTAGCAGCCTATCGCCTTCACTCGACCTCTATTTCTACTCAATCATTACAAACAGGCCAAAATTTGCGCGATTTGTTATGGGTTATTGAGACAATTCAACAGTATTTACCTGAAAGTGAACGTTACGAGGTTAAAAGAAACTCGTTAAAAAAATACGCTCATTCCTATCTAGGTAGGGCTAATCATGAATGGGTAAAATCGCGTGATAAACAGATTGTTTACGCACAAATAAAAGGATGTCTTCATTTGCATCAAGATATGCTTTTATATTTAAAAGCTGCCTATTTATATAGTAGACTATTACTTAATTATTAA
- a CDS encoding serine hydrolase, protein MKSYLIFVGLFSLIINSSPAQSKKDKLNEIMRAYHNYNMFDGSVLVAENGKVIYKAAFGLANREWDIPNTTETKFMIGSISKSFTATLMLIQVQKGLIKLDKAILDYLPEFSNKPAAKVTIRQLLSHTSGIPNYDIIKDFFPKISRQNFSREEYVKVYMDSPLAFEPGTRYAYSSWGYFTLGYIMERVTGKSYSQLVKEDIFNKTGMNSSGSYFHTQVVNKRATGYDYSFGGYTSSDFRDQSNTMGTGDLYSTVEDIFRFHIALSNNTLLNKQLTAEMFTPGIRPAQYGYGWFNKQFKYTTTDSVFSNFHLGMTEGFLSFIVRIPSTNSLIIVLCNSSPTDFFGITGNLAKVLYNKPVHIKKPIHKVIEKLIAEQGVIKAIEEYKRMKADTARYYIDWISMNFLAEQLQTLKRYEDARIIGENNVAEFSNRDLVMVTMGNIYLALNRKADAIAYYKKALTIYPGYEEAKNKLKEIEEHK, encoded by the coding sequence ATGAAATCGTATTTAATTTTTGTGGGTCTGTTTTCCTTGATAATAAATTCAAGTCCAGCACAAAGCAAGAAAGATAAACTAAATGAAATAATGAGAGCCTATCACAATTATAATATGTTTGACGGAAGTGTTTTAGTTGCTGAGAATGGCAAGGTCATTTATAAAGCTGCTTTTGGATTAGCCAATAGAGAGTGGGACATCCCTAACACTACCGAGACCAAATTTATGATTGGTTCTATCTCAAAGTCGTTTACCGCTACACTAATGCTCATTCAGGTCCAGAAAGGCTTAATTAAATTAGATAAAGCAATTTTAGATTATCTTCCCGAATTTTCCAATAAGCCAGCTGCAAAAGTCACAATCAGGCAATTGCTTAGCCATACATCAGGAATTCCAAATTATGATATAATAAAGGATTTTTTCCCAAAGATTAGTCGACAAAATTTTTCCAGAGAAGAATATGTGAAAGTATATATGGATTCGCCTTTGGCCTTTGAACCAGGAACAAGATACGCCTACAGTAGCTGGGGATATTTTACACTCGGCTATATTATGGAAAGAGTTACCGGCAAATCATATTCACAATTAGTGAAAGAAGATATTTTCAATAAAACTGGCATGAACAGTTCAGGTTCTTATTTCCATACGCAAGTTGTCAATAAAAGAGCTACAGGCTATGATTATAGTTTTGGAGGTTATACTAGTTCAGATTTTCGTGATCAATCAAATACTATGGGAACAGGAGATTTATATTCTACTGTTGAGGATATTTTCAGATTCCATATAGCACTTAGTAACAATACTTTGCTCAACAAACAACTTACAGCAGAAATGTTCACCCCCGGCATTAGGCCAGCCCAATATGGCTATGGCTGGTTCAATAAACAGTTTAAATACACGACCACTGATAGCGTATTTTCAAATTTTCACTTAGGAATGACCGAAGGTTTTTTATCGTTTATAGTTCGAATTCCTTCTACAAATAGTTTAATAATTGTTCTATGCAATAGTTCTCCAACCGATTTTTTTGGAATTACTGGTAATTTAGCCAAGGTGTTGTATAACAAGCCTGTTCATATAAAAAAACCAATACATAAAGTTATAGAGAAATTAATAGCTGAGCAAGGCGTAATAAAAGCAATTGAGGAGTATAAGCGAATGAAAGCAGATACTGCTCGATATTATATTGACTGGATCTCTATGAATTTCCTGGCAGAACAATTACAAACACTGAAACGATATGAAGATGCAAGAATCATTGGAGAGAATAATGTAGCAGAATTTTCTAATCGAGATTTAGTTATGGTAACAATGGGAAATATTTATTTGGCATTGAACAGAAAAGCCGATGCTATAGCCTATTACAAAAAAGCACTTACAATCTATCCAGGCTACGAAGAAGCGAAAAATAAATTAAAAGAGATCGAGGAACATAAATAA
- a CDS encoding acyltransferase family protein has product MKLLYTESTDRKNNLDFFRFILAVTVVFSHAYVLYYGTANYTEPLWVFSEKQVGFGTVALNFFFIISGFLVLQSWDQNPDYLTFIKKRVLRIYPGFIVVCLLCAFVFAPLGNGIPIQPFQNIRMYWAHINVRELIHNILLLRYPVLPETLTGAPRPNVINASIWTIPYEFKCYLLIILLAFLNIYKNKFALLIVYIFILIVNILHYKTYELYNISGIVSPHLIPYFPSQKFMTILNLEHFLSFFLSGSFFYFYRNYIPRSILLFLSSLFLLLISARWLGYFELVQPFFGSYILFYIAFSKKIKFYTFAKYGDFSYGFYLYGWPIQQLVLLYIGQQLSMTGNFIVSFSIIFIFSVLSWYLIEKPFLSLKERSISINFSYLKVRI; this is encoded by the coding sequence ATGAAGCTTTTATACACTGAAAGTACAGATCGAAAGAATAACCTGGATTTTTTTAGGTTTATTCTGGCGGTAACAGTAGTCTTCAGTCATGCTTATGTGCTATACTATGGCACGGCCAATTATACGGAGCCACTTTGGGTATTTTCAGAAAAGCAAGTAGGGTTTGGCACGGTGGCGCTTAACTTCTTTTTTATCATTAGTGGATTTCTTGTTTTACAAAGTTGGGATCAAAATCCAGATTATCTTACCTTTATAAAAAAGAGAGTTTTACGAATTTATCCGGGATTCATAGTTGTTTGTTTACTCTGTGCTTTTGTTTTTGCCCCTTTGGGAAATGGCATACCAATTCAACCATTTCAAAATATCAGAATGTATTGGGCTCATATTAATGTTCGCGAACTGATACACAATATCCTCTTGTTAAGGTATCCTGTTTTACCAGAAACATTAACAGGGGCACCAAGACCAAATGTGATCAATGCGTCAATATGGACAATCCCATATGAATTCAAGTGTTATTTATTGATAATTCTTTTGGCATTCCTTAATATTTACAAAAATAAATTTGCCTTACTGATAGTATATATTTTTATCCTGATAGTTAATATTTTACATTACAAAACATACGAATTATATAATATTAGTGGAATCGTTAGTCCTCATCTTATCCCCTATTTCCCATCACAAAAATTCATGACTATCCTGAATCTGGAACATTTTTTATCATTTTTCTTGTCAGGATCATTCTTTTATTTTTATCGAAACTATATACCTCGCTCGATTCTCTTATTCTTAAGTTCATTATTTCTTCTCCTTATCAGCGCAAGATGGTTAGGTTATTTTGAGTTAGTTCAGCCATTTTTCGGATCTTACATACTATTTTACATTGCATTTTCTAAAAAAATAAAATTCTACACGTTCGCAAAATACGGCGACTTTTCATATGGCTTTTACTTATATGGTTGGCCAATCCAACAGCTTGTATTATTGTACATTGGCCAGCAATTAAGCATGACAGGAAATTTTATAGTTTCCTTTTCAATAATTTTTATCTTTTCAGTATTAAGCTGGTATCTAATCGAGAAACCATTTCTATCTCTTAAAGAAAGATCGATCTCTATAAATTTTTCCTATTTAAAAGTCAGGATATAA